Proteins found in one Helicobacter sp. NHP19-003 genomic segment:
- the def gene encoding peptide deformylase — translation MALLELVRYPDKRLRKHSQEVVVFDEALHQLLDDMHETMLANKGIGLAAIQVGVPQRVLLVHLPREDDTQPPEDCLEIINPILMQTEGEVLWREGCLSVPEFYEEVVRHANVTLGYQDRFGHAKVLQAGDLLSVAIQHEIDHLNGVLFVDKLSMLKRKKFEKEFKRNLKSP, via the coding sequence ATGGCTCTTTTGGAGTTGGTGCGCTACCCGGACAAACGCTTAAGAAAACACTCTCAAGAGGTCGTGGTTTTTGATGAGGCTCTGCACCAACTCTTAGACGACATGCACGAAACCATGCTTGCCAACAAGGGCATCGGGCTGGCGGCGATCCAAGTGGGCGTGCCTCAAAGAGTCTTGCTCGTGCATTTGCCACGAGAGGACGACACCCAGCCCCCCGAGGACTGCCTAGAGATCATCAACCCCATTTTAATGCAGACAGAGGGGGAGGTGTTGTGGCGGGAGGGGTGCTTGAGCGTGCCGGAGTTTTACGAGGAGGTCGTGCGCCACGCCAACGTCACGCTCGGCTATCAAGACCGCTTTGGCCATGCCAAGGTGTTGCAAGCTGGCGATCTTTTAAGCGTGGCGATCCAACACGAAATAGACCATTTAAACGGGGTGTTGTTCGTGGATAAATTGTCCATGTTGAAGCGCAAAAAATTTGAAAAGGAATTTAAGAGAAACCTAAAGAGCCCGTAA
- a CDS encoding YifB family Mg chelatase-like AAA ATPase: METQVVNALYCATMAGANAQIVEVEATFTRALPAFVISGLANNAIQESKQRVQSALQNNHFTFPPLKITINLSPADLPKSGSHFDLPMALLVALQKQPLEGKWFAFGELGLDGRIKHNEAIFPMLLDIALQEPGAHVLVPSLGKELFSLIPNLHLHFVANLQEALQVLRNPATIPTRPPLNLPFASLELGKERYYYSTDFALDFKEVRGQQVAKEAALIAAAGMHNVLFEGSPGCGKSMIAKRLRYILPPSTLAEMIEAVKLNILSHQEGNYSPLRSFRNPHQSASKSSILGSTHGSVPSPGEIALAHNGVLFFDELPHFKKEVLEGLREPMENNKLVISRVHSKIEYNTSFLFVGAMNPCPCGNLMDSSKVCRCQEREILAYKSRLSAPFLDRIDLFVQMALIDEDAKSTRTSADMHAQVLEAFKMQKMRGQGVLNGKLQEGDIDTFCPLEPEAAHLLEQASLRFGLSERAVSKSKKVARSIADLQRCNTINKAHMLKALQFRKVG, encoded by the coding sequence ATGGAAACGCAAGTCGTCAATGCGCTTTATTGCGCCACAATGGCGGGAGCAAATGCCCAAATCGTAGAAGTGGAAGCCACTTTCACCCGTGCCCTGCCCGCCTTTGTCATCTCAGGGCTTGCCAACAACGCCATCCAAGAGTCCAAACAGCGGGTACAATCCGCCTTGCAAAACAACCATTTTACCTTCCCCCCTCTAAAGATCACCATCAATTTATCCCCCGCCGACTTGCCCAAGAGTGGGAGTCATTTTGACTTGCCCATGGCACTGCTTGTCGCCTTGCAAAAGCAGCCTTTGGAGGGCAAGTGGTTTGCCTTTGGCGAGCTGGGGCTAGATGGGCGCATCAAACACAACGAGGCGATCTTTCCCATGCTTTTGGACATCGCTTTGCAAGAGCCCGGTGCGCATGTGCTCGTGCCAAGTTTAGGCAAAGAGCTTTTTAGCCTGATTCCTAATTTGCATTTGCACTTTGTGGCAAATTTACAAGAAGCCCTGCAGGTGCTAAGAAACCCCGCCACCATCCCCACAAGACCCCCTTTAAACCTACCATTTGCCAGCCTAGAGTTAGGCAAAGAGCGTTACTATTACAGTACCGATTTTGCCCTAGATTTTAAAGAAGTGCGGGGGCAACAGGTCGCTAAGGAGGCGGCTTTGATCGCCGCAGCAGGGATGCACAATGTACTTTTTGAGGGCTCTCCTGGCTGTGGCAAGAGCATGATCGCCAAACGCTTGCGCTACATTTTGCCCCCAAGCACGCTGGCTGAAATGATCGAGGCGGTGAAGCTCAACATCTTAAGCCACCAAGAGGGCAATTACAGCCCCCTAAGGAGTTTTAGAAACCCGCATCAAAGCGCATCTAAGTCCAGCATTTTAGGCTCTACACATGGCAGTGTGCCTAGTCCGGGTGAGATCGCGCTTGCGCATAATGGGGTGTTGTTCTTTGACGAGTTGCCCCACTTCAAAAAAGAAGTTTTAGAGGGTTTAAGAGAGCCTATGGAGAACAATAAATTAGTGATCTCAAGAGTGCATAGCAAGATCGAGTACAACACTTCGTTTTTATTCGTGGGGGCGATGAACCCCTGCCCTTGTGGGAATTTAATGGATTCTTCTAAGGTGTGCCGTTGCCAAGAAAGGGAAATTTTGGCCTATAAAAGCCGCTTGAGCGCGCCCTTTTTAGACCGTATAGACTTATTCGTGCAAATGGCACTCATTGACGAAGATGCCAAAAGCACACGCACCTCAGCCGACATGCACGCGCAGGTGCTCGAGGCCTTTAAAATGCAAAAAATGCGCGGGCAGGGGGTTTTAAATGGCAAATTGCAAGAGGGCGACATCGACACCTTTTGCCCCCTAGAGCCCGAGGCGGCGCATTTACTAGAGCAAGCCTCGTTGCGCTTTGGCTTGTCCGAACGGGCGGTGAGCAAGAGTAAAAAAGTCGCGCGCAGCATTGCGGATTTACAAAGGTGTAACACCATCAACAAAGCACACATGCTCAAAGCATTGCAATTTAGAAAAGTGGGGTGA
- a CDS encoding heavy metal translocating P-type ATPase, producing the protein MQKYYFKGLDCPDCANKLEAELNKQSYVKAAQVSFNTNTLYLDCQDFSKVLALIQRLEPEMELLAEQTEEQEVLSPLPLVACIVLFLVSVGVLHFTQTPLLRGLCYALLAGVYLFSGKEVFIGAFNSLKNRRFFDENTLMLSATIAAFCVGAYEESVSVMVFYSTGEFLQKLAIKRSKKSLQALLDVAPNFAFVKTPEGLKQVHPEELQVGDIVVVKVGEKVPTDGVVLNGESLLDQKPLTGEPMPVNVRENSGVLGGSINLKAVLEVQVSKVYGDSSVAKIVDLVSNAVSQKSQTEKFITTFAKYYTPAVFAIAIAIATLPPLLGHGSFSEWVYRGLIALMVSCPCALVISIPLGYFGGVGAASRLGVLIKSVHTLETLTKVKNIAFDKTGTLSKGEFEVVDVVSQPHFSQDDVLRFASCAQILSTHPIAKSIQKACQNLCEHNIKEFNEIGGMGVQAKCCANLIVAGNDQILHKYNIPHPCCSLEGTIVHVAANGEYVGYIVVADTLKEDAKESLEALKKEGLEHFCILSGDNEHATKSVAKALDCSYHAGLLPEQKTQAFEDFKATHRGLSAFVGDGINDAPTLAMADVGVGMGSASQVSKESADIVITNNALSSIVQIFKIAQKTRRIVIENIVFALGVKALFLILGVAGEASLWEAVFGDVGVTLIALANSMRTMHIK; encoded by the coding sequence ATGCAGAAATATTATTTTAAGGGGCTGGATTGCCCCGATTGCGCCAATAAATTAGAGGCGGAACTCAATAAACAAAGCTATGTCAAGGCGGCACAGGTGTCCTTCAACACGAACACCTTGTATTTGGATTGCCAAGACTTTTCTAAGGTCTTAGCACTCATCCAACGGCTAGAGCCGGAAATGGAGCTTTTGGCCGAGCAGACAGAGGAGCAGGAGGTGTTAAGCCCCCTGCCCCTTGTGGCGTGCATTGTTTTGTTTTTGGTGTCTGTGGGGGTGTTGCACTTCACCCAAACACCCCTTTTAAGGGGGCTTTGTTACGCCCTTTTAGCGGGGGTGTATTTGTTTTCGGGTAAAGAGGTGTTTATCGGGGCATTTAACAGCCTAAAAAATAGACGCTTTTTTGATGAGAACACTTTAATGCTGAGTGCGACCATTGCCGCCTTTTGTGTGGGGGCTTATGAAGAGTCGGTGTCGGTGATGGTCTTTTACTCTACGGGCGAGTTTTTGCAAAAATTAGCCATCAAGCGGTCTAAAAAGTCTTTGCAGGCCCTGCTAGATGTCGCTCCCAATTTTGCCTTTGTCAAGACTCCAGAGGGCTTAAAGCAGGTGCACCCTGAAGAGCTGCAAGTCGGGGACATTGTGGTCGTTAAAGTGGGGGAGAAAGTCCCCACAGACGGGGTGGTGCTAAATGGCGAGAGCTTGTTAGATCAAAAACCACTAACCGGCGAACCCATGCCCGTGAATGTGCGTGAGAACAGCGGCGTTTTAGGGGGGAGCATTAATTTAAAAGCCGTGCTAGAGGTGCAGGTGAGCAAGGTCTATGGCGACTCTTCTGTGGCTAAAATCGTGGATTTGGTGAGCAATGCCGTGAGCCAAAAATCCCAAACAGAAAAATTCATCACCACCTTTGCCAAATACTACACCCCCGCTGTGTTTGCCATCGCCATCGCCATCGCCACACTCCCCCCGCTCTTAGGGCATGGGAGCTTCAGCGAATGGGTGTATCGCGGACTCATCGCCTTGATGGTGTCTTGCCCTTGTGCGCTGGTGATCTCTATCCCGCTAGGTTACTTTGGGGGCGTGGGGGCGGCAAGCCGGCTGGGGGTGTTGATTAAAAGCGTACACACCTTAGAAACCCTCACCAAAGTGAAAAACATCGCCTTTGACAAAACGGGGACTTTAAGCAAGGGAGAATTTGAGGTGGTGGATGTGGTGAGTCAACCCCATTTTAGCCAAGATGATGTCTTGCGTTTTGCTAGCTGTGCGCAGATTCTCTCCACACACCCGATTGCCAAGTCCATCCAAAAGGCATGCCAAAATCTCTGTGAACACAACATCAAGGAATTTAACGAAATCGGTGGCATGGGCGTGCAAGCCAAATGCTGTGCAAATTTGATCGTGGCGGGCAACGACCAAATCTTGCATAAATACAACATCCCCCACCCTTGTTGCAGCCTAGAGGGGACGATCGTGCATGTGGCGGCCAATGGGGAGTATGTCGGTTACATCGTGGTCGCCGACACACTCAAAGAGGATGCTAAAGAAAGTTTAGAGGCCTTGAAAAAAGAGGGGCTGGAGCATTTTTGTATCCTCAGCGGGGACAACGAGCACGCCACAAAAAGCGTGGCTAAAGCCTTAGATTGCAGCTACCATGCGGGGCTGTTGCCCGAGCAAAAGACCCAAGCCTTTGAGGACTTTAAAGCCACACATAGGGGATTGAGTGCCTTTGTGGGGGATGGGATCAACGATGCGCCCACTTTGGCGATGGCGGATGTGGGTGTGGGCATGGGCAGTGCGAGCCAAGTGAGCAAAGAGAGCGCGGACATCGTCATCACCAACAACGCTCTAAGCTCCATTGTGCAGATCTTTAAAATCGCCCAAAAGACACGGCGCATTGTCATAGAAAACATCGTGTTTGCTTTGGGCGTGAAGGCGTTGTTTTTAATTTTAGGGGTCGCTGGGGAGGCGAGCCTTTGGGAAGCGGTCTTTGGGGATGTGGGAGTAACTTTAATTGCCCTAGCAAATTCTATGCGCACGATGCACATTAAGTAA
- a CDS encoding DUF1104 domain-containing protein has product MKLLRLVAMSGVLFAALNAQTIGLNVFPEYQSKPDQEMLDMAGKVEAKKMIIYLSEMKNRYNKMTPKHKAEFQKHFQDILAKNISKLSPSQRKKELNMIEKALVEREDSIKNLEAEIQEEYNYVDHWKTLLQSGSFYDDLQKNGFNLPASAKKKH; this is encoded by the coding sequence ATGAAATTGTTACGCTTAGTTGCCATGTCAGGGGTGCTTTTTGCCGCACTCAATGCCCAAACGATCGGGCTGAATGTCTTCCCCGAATACCAAAGCAAACCCGATCAGGAAATGCTCGACATGGCGGGCAAAGTGGAGGCCAAAAAGATGATCATCTACTTGAGCGAAATGAAAAACCGCTACAACAAAATGACTCCCAAGCACAAGGCTGAGTTCCAAAAACACTTCCAAGACATTTTGGCCAAAAACATCTCCAAATTGAGTCCCTCTCAGCGTAAAAAAGAGCTCAACATGATAGAAAAGGCTTTGGTGGAACGAGAGGACAGCATTAAAAATCTAGAGGCCGAGATCCAAGAAGAGTATAACTACGTGGACCACTGGAAAACACTCTTGCAATCCGGCAGTTTCTACGATGATTTACAGAAAAACGGCTTCAATTTACCTGCTAGCGCCAAGAAAAAACACTAA